In Azospirillaceae bacterium, a genomic segment contains:
- a CDS encoding phosphatidate cytidylyltransferase → MAVAVIAGLEWLRLVVPGRQPWAIAMGLLAVLVTLSGEIVAGPLYALVLLAAQTVLLWWAAAGGNGRGAVETAGEGAVVGRLPSPIYFALIVPYVGGGCLALDWLRNRAGPEAPWLFLFLLLAIWATDIGAYVAGRAIGGPKLAPRISPKKTWAGLLGGMAAAALVGLALAPLATVSSFGAGALVAAVIAVVGQVGDLFESYMKRRCDVKDSGSLIPGHGGLLDRIDGLVMAAPVFALFHALIGENGSWW, encoded by the coding sequence GTGGCCGTGGCGGTCATCGCCGGGCTGGAGTGGCTGCGCCTGGTGGTGCCGGGGCGCCAGCCCTGGGCCATCGCCATGGGCCTGCTGGCCGTCCTGGTGACCCTGAGCGGCGAGATCGTCGCCGGGCCGCTGTACGCCCTGGTGCTGCTGGCGGCGCAGACCGTCCTGCTGTGGTGGGCGGCGGCGGGCGGCAATGGCCGGGGTGCCGTGGAGACGGCCGGGGAAGGGGCGGTGGTCGGGCGCCTGCCGTCGCCGATTTATTTCGCGCTGATCGTGCCCTATGTGGGGGGCGGTTGCCTGGCGCTGGACTGGCTGCGCAACCGCGCCGGACCGGAGGCGCCCTGGCTGTTCCTGTTCCTGTTGCTGGCCATCTGGGCCACCGACATCGGCGCCTATGTCGCCGGCCGCGCCATCGGGGGGCCGAAGCTGGCGCCCCGCATAAGCCCGAAGAAGACCTGGGCCGGGCTTTTAGGCGGCATGGCGGCCGCGGCTTTGGTAGGGTTGGCCCTGGCGCCGCTGGCCACCGTCTCGTCGTTCGGGGCCGGCGCCCTGGTGGCGGCGGTGATCGCCGTGGTGGGGCAGGTCGGCGACCTGTTCGAATCGTATATGAAGCGCCGGTGCGACGTGAAGGACAGCGGCTCGCTGATCCCCGGGCACGGCGGATTGTTGGATCGTATTGATGGGTTGGTCATGGCGGCGCCGGTGTTCGCGCTGTTCCATGCCCTCATTGGGGAGAATGGGTCATGGTGGTGA